One window from the genome of Streptomyces sp. NBC_01476 encodes:
- a CDS encoding ATP-binding cassette domain-containing protein translates to MTTGSVPEPVLSARGLVKRYGHVVAIDGADFDLLPGEVLAVIGDNGAGKTSLIKALTGALVPDAGEIILNGEPIRFAGPQDARQHGIETVYQDLAVAASMDIASNMFLGREIRRAGVLGTVFRMLDKKAMRRESAEHMAALKIGLGSLSQPVETLSGGQRQAVAVARAAAWARSVVVMDEPTAALGVKESAQVLDLIRRIRDRGVPVILISHNMPHVFEIADRIHVHRLGRREALIRPSDYGMAEVVAIMTGALSVRPDGGTVVADSDAASAAGVRQS, encoded by the coding sequence GTGACCACCGGGTCCGTGCCCGAGCCGGTGCTGTCGGCGCGGGGACTGGTCAAACGCTACGGGCATGTCGTCGCGATCGACGGCGCCGACTTCGACCTGCTGCCCGGCGAGGTGCTGGCCGTCATCGGCGACAACGGCGCGGGCAAGACCAGCCTGATCAAGGCGCTGACCGGCGCGCTGGTGCCGGACGCGGGAGAGATCATCCTGAACGGCGAGCCGATCAGGTTCGCCGGCCCGCAGGACGCCCGGCAGCACGGCATCGAGACGGTGTACCAGGATCTGGCCGTCGCCGCCTCGATGGACATCGCCTCCAACATGTTCCTCGGCCGCGAGATCCGCCGGGCCGGCGTGCTCGGCACGGTGTTCCGCATGCTCGACAAGAAGGCGATGCGGCGCGAGTCCGCCGAGCACATGGCCGCCCTGAAGATCGGGCTCGGCTCGCTGTCCCAGCCGGTGGAGACGCTCTCCGGCGGTCAGCGCCAGGCCGTGGCGGTGGCCCGCGCCGCCGCCTGGGCCCGCAGTGTCGTGGTGATGGACGAGCCGACCGCGGCCCTCGGCGTCAAGGAGTCAGCGCAGGTGCTCGATCTGATCCGCCGGATCCGGGACCGCGGTGTGCCGGTGATCCTGATCAGCCACAACATGCCGCATGTCTTCGAGATCGCCGACCGTATCCATGTCCACCGGCTCGGCCGGCGCGAGGCGCTGATCAGGCCGTCCGACTACGGCATGGCGGAAGTCGTGGCCATCATGACCGGTGCGCTCAGCGTGCGGCCGGACGGAGGTACGGTCGTGGCGGACAGCGACGCGGCCTCGGCAGCCGGGGTGCGGCAGAGCTGA
- a CDS encoding glycoside hydrolase family 32 protein, protein MRRRVCVLLIALVAGLAAFLPSTPAVAGTAWDYPEFPYQPTTYSEPFRGQFHFSSQQGWMNDPNGLVYANGLYHFFYQHNPHGLTWDTMHWGHATSPDLVHWTQKPIAMEPGVHPGDLWSGGGVVDKDNTAGLKTGSLDPIVVFSNTNGVSVYYSNDNGQTFQAYDKGRKVVTVPSGVNSRDPKVFWDAARHRWAMVVWSDEGGNGVSIYTSPNLLDWTFASRFQAPWLFECPDMYPLPLDGHADRQRWVLTSASSQYAVGTFDGTTFRTDWTQPQQMNLGTTYAGGSFYAAETFTNTPGGRTVQMAWEGGNQGSTWTGNATFPATLSLVTTPDGPRVTRTPVAELSSLASDSRTWKNQTIDARKGGNLFADVKADTYEITAQFDVKGATAARFGFDLHARSDGTADRSVVYDTAAQTLYGKPLAPRNGKVTLQLLVDRGQLEIYADGGLYSLSDNVNFDSAADSQGIRLFATGGKVKLDSATFTRLNSSWGTAQSTLNSNLKGPWHASGGTWSDVAGGKQAATSGDGFYLSASSATDAVYQGDITLGTAQAGGLTFRANAAGAGYTATIDAAGVVKLWRPGKDIAVYSTPVSKGVAHHLQVRTDGSRIRVWFDNGADPVIDATDSTYASGLFGVNTFNGTSTVQNLNTGPAGFTAFAAGQWTSHGGAWTVTPAGLHGSSAQDGFYLSDRTGTDFTYEGDLSVTNGTATGLTFRADSSGAGYTANIDTSGVVKLWRPGRDIAVHSTPIVEGRTYHLKVRTDGSRIRVWFGDGADPVIDATDSAYTSGLFGVNTFAAGTVAQNLTLS, encoded by the coding sequence ATGCGTCGAAGAGTCTGCGTGCTGCTCATCGCCCTGGTCGCGGGCCTGGCTGCTTTCCTGCCGAGCACGCCCGCGGTGGCCGGCACCGCGTGGGACTACCCCGAGTTCCCGTACCAGCCGACCACCTACAGCGAGCCGTTCAGGGGCCAGTTCCACTTCAGCTCGCAGCAGGGATGGATGAACGACCCGAACGGGCTGGTGTACGCCAACGGGCTGTACCACTTCTTCTACCAGCACAACCCGCACGGCCTGACCTGGGACACCATGCACTGGGGCCATGCCACCAGCCCCGACCTGGTGCACTGGACGCAGAAGCCGATCGCGATGGAACCCGGCGTCCACCCGGGCGACCTCTGGTCCGGCGGCGGCGTGGTCGACAAGGACAACACCGCGGGCCTGAAGACCGGTTCGCTCGACCCGATCGTGGTCTTCTCCAACACCAATGGCGTCAGCGTCTATTACAGCAACGACAACGGGCAGACCTTCCAGGCGTACGACAAGGGCCGCAAGGTGGTCACCGTGCCCAGCGGTGTGAACAGCCGCGACCCCAAGGTGTTCTGGGACGCCGCCCGGCACCGGTGGGCGATGGTCGTCTGGTCCGACGAGGGCGGGAACGGGGTCAGCATCTACACCTCGCCGAACCTGCTCGACTGGACGTTCGCCAGCCGCTTCCAGGCGCCCTGGCTCTTCGAGTGCCCCGACATGTACCCGCTGCCGCTGGACGGGCACGCCGACCGGCAGCGGTGGGTGCTCACTTCGGCCTCCAGCCAGTACGCGGTCGGCACCTTCGACGGCACCACCTTCCGCACCGACTGGACCCAGCCGCAGCAGATGAACCTGGGCACCACGTACGCCGGCGGCAGCTTCTACGCCGCCGAGACCTTCACCAACACCCCCGGCGGCCGCACCGTGCAGATGGCCTGGGAAGGCGGCAACCAGGGCAGCACCTGGACCGGCAACGCGACCTTCCCGGCGACCCTCAGCCTGGTGACCACACCCGACGGGCCGCGTGTCACCCGTACCCCGGTCGCCGAGCTCTCCTCGCTCGCCTCGGACAGCCGCACCTGGAAGAACCAGACCATCGACGCGCGCAAGGGTGGCAACCTCTTCGCCGACGTCAAGGCGGACACCTACGAGATCACCGCCCAGTTCGACGTGAAGGGCGCCACCGCCGCGCGGTTCGGCTTCGACCTGCACGCGCGCTCCGACGGCACCGCTGACCGCAGCGTGGTCTACGACACCGCCGCGCAGACCCTCTACGGCAAGCCGCTCGCACCGAGGAACGGCAAGGTCACCCTCCAGCTCCTGGTGGACCGGGGCCAGTTGGAGATCTACGCGGACGGCGGCCTCTACTCGCTCTCGGACAACGTCAACTTCGACTCCGCCGCCGACAGCCAGGGCATCCGGCTCTTCGCGACCGGCGGCAAGGTCAAGCTCGACAGCGCCACCTTCACCCGGCTCAACAGCAGTTGGGGCACCGCCCAGTCCACCCTCAACAGCAATCTGAAGGGGCCCTGGCACGCCTCCGGCGGCACCTGGAGCGATGTCGCGGGCGGCAAGCAGGCGGCCACCAGCGGGGACGGCTTCTATCTGAGCGCGAGCAGCGCGACCGACGCCGTCTACCAGGGTGACATCACGCTGGGCACCGCGCAGGCGGGTGGTCTGACCTTCCGGGCGAACGCCGCGGGCGCCGGCTACACGGCGACCATCGACGCCGCCGGCGTGGTCAAACTGTGGCGCCCCGGCAAGGACATCGCCGTGTACAGCACCCCCGTCAGCAAGGGAGTCGCCCACCATCTGCAGGTGCGGACCGACGGGTCCCGTATCAGGGTCTGGTTCGACAACGGAGCCGATCCCGTCATCGACGCCACCGACAGCACCTACGCCAGTGGCCTGTTCGGCGTGAACACCTTCAACGGCACCTCCACCGTGCAGAATCTGAACACCGGACCGGCCGGCTTCACCGCCTTCGCCGCCGGGCAGTGGACATCGCACGGCGGCGCGTGGACGGTCACTCCGGCGGGCCTGCACGGCAGTTCGGCACAGGACGGGTTCTATCTGAGCGACCGGACGGGCACCGACTTCACCTACGAAGGGGATCTGTCGGTGACCAACGGCACCGCGACCGGGCTGACCTTCCGGGCCGACTCCTCGGGCGCCGGCTACACCGCGAACATCGACACCAGCGGCGTGGTGAAGCTCTGGCGGCCGGGCCGGGACATCGCCGTCCACAGCACTCCGATCGTGGAGGGCCGCACCTACCACCTGAAGGTGCGGACCGACGGGTCCCGTATCAGGGTGTGGTTCGGCGACGGAGCCGATCCCGTCATCGACGCCACCGACAGCGCCTACACCAGCGGTCTGTTCGGGGTGAACACCTTCGCGGCCGGCACGGTCGCGCAGAACCTCACCCTGAGCTGA
- a CDS encoding sugar ABC transporter substrate-binding protein encodes MSRRPRPALPRPVLAVGALGLALSLAACGSGSGSGSGSGSSSGGKVKVGLITKTDTNPYFVKMKQGAEQAAKTEGIQLSTAAGKFDGDNASQVTALENMVAAGVKGVLITPNDSKAIVPAIQKARAKGVLVIALDTPPEPQSAVDALFATDNEKAGELIGAYAKAAMAGKQAKIATLDLAPGVSVGVQRHDGFIKGFGVTDSDPSVVCSQDTGGDQAKGQTAMETCLQKAPDINLVYAINEPAALGAFTAIKAKGRQNDVMIVAIDGGCTGVKAVKDGSIAATAQQYPLKMAADGVKAVAAFAKSGQKASGYTDTGVNLITDKPQSGIDAKDSAFGLQNCWG; translated from the coding sequence ATGTCCCGCAGACCTCGTCCGGCCCTTCCGCGTCCGGTTCTCGCCGTCGGCGCACTCGGCCTTGCCCTGTCCCTGGCGGCATGCGGTTCCGGTTCCGGGTCCGGGTCCGGCAGCGGCTCGTCGTCCGGGGGCAAGGTCAAGGTCGGCCTGATCACCAAGACCGACACCAACCCGTACTTCGTCAAGATGAAGCAGGGCGCCGAGCAGGCGGCCAAGACCGAGGGCATCCAACTGTCCACCGCGGCAGGCAAGTTCGACGGTGACAACGCCAGCCAGGTCACCGCGCTCGAGAACATGGTCGCGGCCGGGGTCAAGGGTGTGCTGATCACCCCCAACGACTCCAAGGCGATCGTCCCGGCGATCCAGAAGGCGCGCGCCAAGGGCGTACTGGTGATCGCGCTGGACACGCCCCCCGAACCGCAGAGCGCCGTGGACGCCCTCTTCGCCACCGACAACGAGAAGGCGGGCGAGCTGATCGGCGCGTACGCCAAGGCGGCGATGGCCGGCAAGCAGGCGAAGATCGCCACGCTGGACCTCGCGCCCGGTGTCTCGGTCGGCGTGCAGCGGCACGACGGCTTCATCAAGGGATTCGGCGTCACCGACTCCGACCCCTCGGTCGTCTGCTCGCAGGACACCGGCGGCGACCAGGCCAAGGGCCAGACCGCGATGGAGACCTGCCTGCAGAAGGCGCCGGACATCAACCTGGTCTACGCCATCAACGAGCCTGCCGCGCTGGGCGCGTTCACCGCGATCAAAGCGAAGGGCCGGCAGAACGACGTCATGATCGTCGCCATCGACGGCGGCTGCACCGGCGTCAAGGCGGTCAAGGACGGCAGCATCGCGGCCACCGCCCAGCAGTACCCGCTGAAGATGGCCGCCGACGGTGTGAAGGCCGTGGCCGCCTTCGCCAAGAGCGGCCAGAAGGCGAGTGGTTACACCGACACCGGTGTCAACCTCATCACCGACAAACCGCAGTCCGGCATCGACGCCAAGGACAGCGCCTTCGGCCTGCAGAACTGCTGGGGCTGA
- a CDS encoding ABC transporter permease, whose translation MTASTTLYARAKEPTALRRLLTAPAAGPFAALVLACVFFSSATDQFLSGGNFSLILQQVMVVGTLAIGQTLIILTAGIDLSCGAVMAFGGILMARLAAEGSLPPLLAITTGIVVCGGFGLVNGLLVRLVPLPPFIVTLGMLNVAFALTHIYSDEQTVTGLPGPLTALGKTFPLGRTDVTYGSLLTVALFLVFAYALNGTAWGRHVYALGNSAESARLSGIRVSRLTVGIYAVAGLVYGVAALLLVSRTGVGDPQAGQTENLDSITAVVLGGTSLFGGRGTVLGTFVGVLIVGVFRNGLQLMGVSSVYQTLVTGVLVILAVTVDQLSRRGSR comes from the coding sequence ATGACTGCCTCCACCACGCTCTACGCCCGGGCGAAGGAGCCGACCGCGCTGCGCCGGCTGCTCACGGCGCCCGCCGCGGGGCCGTTCGCGGCCCTGGTCCTCGCCTGTGTCTTCTTCTCCTCGGCCACCGACCAGTTCCTCTCCGGCGGGAACTTCTCGCTGATCCTCCAGCAGGTCATGGTGGTCGGCACCCTCGCCATCGGCCAGACGCTGATCATCCTCACCGCCGGTATCGACCTGTCCTGCGGCGCCGTCATGGCCTTCGGCGGCATCCTGATGGCCAGGCTCGCCGCCGAGGGCTCGCTGCCGCCGCTGCTCGCCATCACGACCGGCATCGTGGTCTGCGGAGGGTTCGGTCTGGTCAACGGCCTGCTGGTGCGGCTGGTGCCGCTGCCGCCGTTCATCGTCACCCTGGGCATGCTCAACGTCGCCTTCGCGCTGACGCACATCTACTCCGACGAGCAGACCGTCACCGGGCTGCCGGGCCCGCTCACCGCGCTCGGCAAGACCTTCCCGCTGGGCAGGACGGATGTCACCTACGGTTCGCTGCTCACCGTCGCGCTCTTCCTCGTCTTCGCCTACGCGCTCAACGGCACCGCCTGGGGCCGCCATGTGTACGCGCTCGGCAACAGCGCGGAGAGCGCCCGGCTCAGCGGTATCCGGGTCTCCCGGCTCACCGTCGGGATCTACGCGGTGGCCGGCCTGGTCTACGGCGTGGCGGCGCTGCTGCTGGTGTCGCGGACCGGTGTCGGCGACCCGCAGGCCGGGCAGACCGAGAACCTGGACAGCATCACCGCGGTGGTGCTCGGCGGCACCAGCCTCTTCGGCGGCCGGGGCACGGTGCTCGGCACGTTCGTCGGTGTGCTCATCGTCGGTGTCTTCCGCAACGGCCTGCAGCTGATGGGTGTCTCCTCCGTGTACCAGACGCTGGTCACCGGAGTCCTGGTGATCCTCGCCGTCACCGTCGACCAGCTCTCCCGGAGGGGGTCGCGATGA
- a CDS encoding LacI family DNA-binding transcriptional regulator — translation MAAARRPTLADVAREVGVSAKTVSRVLNEDGPSSPETRQRVLAAVAKLGFQPNLMARSIRVGGPDTTVGLVVPDLGNPFFGAVAGGIEDAVHSRGLTLLMGSSDDDPEREHALTRTFLARRVSVLMVVPSVGADHSQLKAPRAAGMPVIFLDRPGNGLTTDTVVSSNRSGTQGGVAHLIARGHRRIGFIGDLPTRLWTRRERLAGYREALAAAGLPYDRALVANAHDPSGAAEETTRLLSLSDPPTALLSGNNVMTIGVVAEVARSRRKDVAVVAFDDVPMAEILEPALTVVAQNPVAMGELAGTTAVERLAGDRSRARTITVETRLIPRGSGELPAPTNPNHHRR, via the coding sequence ATGGCAGCGGCCCGCCGCCCGACCCTGGCCGATGTCGCCCGCGAGGTGGGGGTCAGCGCCAAGACCGTCTCCCGGGTGCTCAACGAGGACGGGCCCAGTTCCCCCGAGACCCGGCAGCGGGTGCTGGCGGCCGTGGCCAAGCTCGGCTTCCAGCCCAACCTGATGGCCAGGAGTATCCGGGTCGGCGGACCCGACACGACGGTCGGGCTGGTCGTACCCGACCTCGGCAACCCCTTCTTCGGCGCGGTCGCGGGCGGCATCGAGGACGCCGTGCACAGCCGCGGCCTGACCCTGCTGATGGGTTCGTCCGACGACGACCCGGAGCGTGAACACGCCCTGACCCGTACGTTCCTGGCCCGGCGGGTCAGCGTGCTCATGGTGGTGCCCTCGGTCGGCGCCGACCACTCCCAGCTCAAGGCGCCCCGCGCCGCCGGGATGCCGGTCATCTTCCTTGACCGGCCGGGCAACGGCCTGACCACCGACACGGTGGTGAGTTCCAACCGGTCCGGTACGCAGGGCGGTGTGGCCCATCTGATCGCCCGCGGCCACCGCAGGATCGGCTTCATCGGTGACCTGCCGACCCGGCTGTGGACCCGCAGGGAACGTCTGGCGGGGTACCGCGAGGCGCTGGCCGCCGCCGGCCTGCCCTACGACCGGGCGCTGGTGGCCAACGCGCACGACCCGTCCGGCGCCGCCGAGGAGACGACCCGGCTGCTGTCCCTTTCCGACCCGCCGACGGCGCTGCTGTCCGGCAACAACGTGATGACCATCGGTGTGGTGGCCGAGGTCGCCCGCAGCCGCCGCAAGGACGTCGCGGTGGTCGCCTTCGACGACGTGCCGATGGCGGAGATCCTGGAGCCCGCGCTCACCGTCGTCGCCCAGAACCCGGTGGCGATGGGCGAGTTGGCGGGCACGACGGCAGTCGAGCGCCTGGCGGGCGACCGCTCACGGGCCCGTACGATCACGGTGGAGACCCGGCTGATCCCCCGCGGCTCCGGCGAACTCCCCGCCCCGACCAACCCGAACCACCACCGACGATGA
- a CDS encoding carbohydrate kinase family protein, whose protein sequence is MQPPRRVTVLGECVADVFTEEADPGTVDPGPGPGADGPVLGPGTDAHAAAPGTDDPALVPGADAQAGRSGAATHPGTAASAARPGAATQALRLRVLPGGGPANTAVGLARLGTPTRMLARLSGDVFGRHFRAHLLASGVDLSAAATAAEPSTLAVADIGADGQATYSFHAQGTADWQWTRAELDPAGLRDSVCVHTGSLALVRDPGGVLVEELLTAVRPHATVSIDPNIRPALVDPALYRQRLPGWCAVADILRLSEDDLGAIAPGLPPEAACDGFHAAGARLVVVTRGAHGALASLDGRRVTVPGVPVAVVDTVGAGDSFTAGLLHHLGAHGLLGGRLGGLDLAGVAAACAYAVRVAALTCAVAGPNPPWADQVEKARGGPGVPAER, encoded by the coding sequence ATGCAGCCGCCGCGCCGGGTCACCGTCCTGGGAGAGTGCGTCGCCGATGTCTTCACCGAGGAGGCGGATCCCGGCACGGTCGACCCGGGCCCCGGGCCTGGCGCGGATGGCCCGGTCCTCGGGCCCGGCACGGATGCTCACGCTGCCGCCCCCGGCACGGACGACCCGGCCCTCGTGCCTGGCGCGGATGCTCAGGCCGGCAGGTCAGGCGCCGCCACCCACCCCGGCACGGCGGCCTCGGCCGCCCGCCCCGGCGCCGCCACCCAGGCCCTGCGGCTGCGGGTCCTGCCCGGTGGCGGGCCCGCCAACACCGCTGTGGGGCTTGCCCGGTTGGGCACGCCGACCCGGATGCTGGCCCGGCTGTCCGGTGACGTCTTCGGACGGCACTTCCGCGCCCACCTGCTCGCCTCGGGCGTGGATCTGTCGGCCGCGGCCACCGCTGCCGAACCCAGCACGCTCGCGGTGGCCGACATCGGCGCCGACGGCCAGGCCACGTACTCCTTCCACGCCCAGGGCACCGCGGACTGGCAGTGGACGCGGGCCGAACTGGACCCGGCCGGCCTGCGCGACTCGGTGTGCGTGCACACCGGTTCGCTCGCACTGGTCCGCGACCCGGGCGGTGTGCTGGTGGAGGAACTGCTCACCGCGGTGCGTCCGCACGCCACGGTCAGCATCGACCCCAACATCCGTCCCGCGCTGGTGGATCCGGCGCTCTACCGGCAGCGGCTGCCCGGCTGGTGCGCGGTCGCCGACATCCTGCGGCTGAGCGAGGACGACCTCGGCGCGATCGCCCCCGGGCTGCCGCCGGAGGCCGCGTGCGACGGCTTCCACGCCGCGGGCGCCCGGCTGGTGGTGGTCACACGGGGCGCGCACGGCGCACTGGCCTCGCTGGACGGCCGCCGGGTGACGGTGCCCGGGGTGCCGGTCGCGGTGGTCGACACGGTCGGGGCCGGGGACTCCTTCACCGCCGGGCTGCTGCACCACCTCGGCGCGCACGGACTGCTCGGCGGCCGGCTCGGCGGGCTGGACCTCGCCGGAGTCGCTGCGGCCTGCGCGTACGCGGTCCGGGTGGCCGCGCTGACCTGCGCGGTCGCCGGTCCCAACCCGCCCTGGGCAGATCAGGTCGAGAAGGCGCGCGGCGGCCCCGGCGTGCCCGCGGAGCGCTGA